A DNA window from Ictalurus furcatus strain D&B chromosome 22, Billie_1.0, whole genome shotgun sequence contains the following coding sequences:
- the LOC128625670 gene encoding myogenesis-regulating glycosidase-like, which translates to MYQIVPATVGDIGLSGMREYTPPKKRVDRGGHRLIASSLFGAVLVIAAVVAWCYYSMSLRKADLLKTELLDLNKDGFVIRNQTGAIIFRMAFRSGSLDLDSCSKEGTILSCSRSSGGKLNFFIETVRPKDTVMCYRVRWEELDVYRAVEHAMAYNGSHWYGGAESRSQHWPIVFVGIQEPKPFITSDVNSIQQDFGGILERYWLSSSATAIKINDSVPFHLGWDDNSKMLRFQSRYDNSPYKPDPAQPVHAELSYRVCVGYDVTSIHKYMVRRYFNKPNKVPSEAVFRWPIWSTWALHKTEVNQEKLLAYASEIQAHGFNCSHLELDDRYTTGYGEFEFDPVKFPNATHMFQKLRNDRFVVTLWTHPFVNYNSTNFGVGVERGLFVREPTGELPALIRWWNGIGGILDFTNPETREWYASHLRALKNKYAIASFKFDAGETSYLPLQFRTFMPLHDPSIFTRRYSEMAIPFNDRAELRAGYQSQNISCFFRITDRDSVWGYDLGLKSIIPTVLTVSILGYQFVLPDMIGGNAYPNRTEGSQGLPDRELYIRWLELLAFMPAMEFSIPPWLYDDEVVEIARKFTKLHETLVAPRVLELAGEVLDTGDPIIRPLWWIATDDEAAYKIDSQFLIGDDLMVAPVLEPGKQERDIYLPAGRWRSYKGEHFDKGPIHLTDYPVDLDEIAYFVWI; encoded by the exons AGACCTCAACAAAGATGGCTTTGTCATTCGCAACCAAACTGGAGCCATCATCTTCCGAATGGCATTTAG GTCAGGTTCCCTTGATCTGGACTCTTGCTCAAAGGAAGGTACAATTCTCAGTTGCAGCCGATCCAGTGGAGGAAAGCTTAATTTCTTCATTGAAACTGTGAGACCCAAGGACACAGTGATGTGTTACCGTGTGCGCTGGGAGGAGCTTGATGTGTACCGTGCTGTAGAACATGCCATGGCctataatggctctcactggtACGGTGGGGCAGAGTCCAGGTCTCAGCACTGGCCAATTGTTTTTGTGGGAATTCAGGAACCCAAACCTTTCATTACTAGTGATGTCAATTCGATTCAGCAAGACTTTGGGGGCATTCTGGAGCGCTACTGGCTCTCCTCCAGTGCAACTGCTATCAAAATCAATGACTCAGTCCCTTTCCATCTTGGCTGGGATGATAACAGCAAGATGCTGCGATTCCAGTCACGGTATGACAACAGTCCATATAAGCCAGACCCTGCACAGCCGGTCCATGCTGAACTGAGCTACCGTGTTTGTGTTGGGTACGATGTTACTTCcatacataaatacatggtTCGTCGTTATTTTAACAAACCCAATAAAGTTCCTTCAGAGGCTGTTTTTAGGTGGCCAATTTGGTCCACGTGGGCCTTGCACAAGACTGAAGTGAATCAAGAGAAGCTGCTGGCCTATGCATCTGAGATTCAAGCACATGGCTTTAACTGCAGTCATCTGGAGCTGGATGATCGGTATACGACAGGCTATGGAGAGTTCGAGTTTGATCCAGTCAAGTTCCCCAATGCAACTCATATGTTCCAGAAACTTAGAAATGATAGGTTTGTAGTCACCCTCTGGACCCATCCCTTTGTCAACTACAACTCCACTAACTTTGGAGTTGGAGTGGAAAGAGGGCTTTTTGTGCGAGAACCTACTGGCGAGTTACCTGCTTTGATCCGGTGGTGGAATGGTATTGGTGGTATTTTGGATTTCACCAATCCAGAAACTCGTGAGTGGTATGCCTCACACCTCCGTGCTTTAAAGAACAAATATGCGATTGCTTCCTTTAAGTTTGATGCTGGGGAGACCAGCTACCTTCCCCTGCAATTTAGAACCTTCATGCCCCTGCATGATCCCAGCATATTCACTCGCCGCTACAGTGAGATGGCAATACCCTTCAACGACCGCGCAGAACTGCGTGCTGGGTACCAATCCCAGAACATCTCCTGCTTCTTCCGGATCACTGACCGTGACTCGGTCTGGGGCTACGACCTGGGGCTCAAGTCGATCATCCCTACTGTGCTAACTGTTAGCATTCTGGGTTACCAGTTTGTTCTCCCGGACATGATCGGTGGAAACGCTTATCCAAACCGCACTGAAGGAAGTCAGGGACTCCCTGACCGGGAGCTCTACATCCGCTGGCTGGAACTGTTAGCGTTCATGCCAGCTATGGAGTTCTCAATCCCACCATGGCTGTATGATGATGAGGTTGTAGAGATTGCTAGGAAGTTTACAAAGCTTCATGAGACCCTGGTGGCTCCTCGAGTGCTTGAACTTGCTGGAGAAGTGTTGGACACTGGAGATCCTATCATTCGCCCTCTGTGGTGGATTGCTACAGATGATGAAGCTGCCTACAAGATCGATTCACAGTTTCTCATAGGGGACGACCTTATGGTGGCACCAGTTCTTGAGCCAGGGAAGCAGGAGAGAGATATTTACCTCCCAGCTGGCAGATGGAGGAGCTACAAGGGCGAACATTTTGACAAAGGGCCGATACATCTTACTGACTACCCTGTGGACTTGGATGAGATTGCCTACTTTGTGTGGATATGA